A genome region from Leifsonia sp. Root112D2 includes the following:
- a CDS encoding DUF4233 domain-containing protein → MAAQGRVRARPPARRSVQQSLGSIVLGFEVIIVFLGALVIFGLKAAPAAWALGGGAAMVVAMAVTIALLRYRWGFVVGWILQLIVIASGFLVGMLFIVGIIFTALWAYCMITGARLDRQTPPAPPETPIETENPT, encoded by the coding sequence ATGGCGGCGCAGGGTCGCGTGCGTGCCCGGCCTCCGGCTCGGCGCTCGGTGCAGCAGAGCCTTGGCTCCATCGTGCTCGGTTTTGAGGTCATCATCGTCTTTCTCGGTGCACTCGTCATCTTCGGACTCAAGGCGGCACCCGCCGCGTGGGCGCTCGGCGGGGGAGCGGCCATGGTGGTGGCGATGGCGGTCACCATCGCCCTGCTGCGCTACCGCTGGGGCTTCGTGGTCGGCTGGATACTGCAGCTGATCGTGATCGCATCCGGATTTCTCGTCGGCATGCTCTTCATTGTCGGCATCATCTTCACCGCCCTCTGGGCATACTGCATGATCACGGGAGCGCGGCTGGATCGCCAGACGCCTCCCGCGCCACCTGAAACACCCATCGAAACGGAGAACCCCACATGA
- the ndk gene encoding nucleoside-diphosphate kinase translates to MSTPVEETLVLVKPDGVARGLTGEILRRIEAKGYALVDLRMLQADRDLLSQHYEEHQGKPFYEPLVEFMESGPIVAIRVAGDRVIEGFRSLAGTTDPTTAAPGTIRGDLARDWGLKVQQNLVHGSDSPESAARELALWF, encoded by the coding sequence ATGAGCACACCCGTCGAAGAAACCCTCGTTCTGGTTAAGCCGGATGGCGTGGCCCGCGGTCTGACCGGAGAGATTCTGCGCCGCATCGAGGCCAAGGGCTATGCACTCGTCGATCTGCGGATGCTGCAGGCCGACCGTGATCTGCTTTCACAGCACTACGAGGAGCACCAGGGCAAGCCCTTCTATGAGCCGCTCGTCGAGTTCATGGAGAGCGGCCCGATCGTCGCGATCCGCGTTGCAGGAGACCGCGTGATCGAGGGCTTCCGCTCGCTCGCCGGCACGACGGACCCGACCACCGCCGCTCCCGGAACCATCCGCGGGGACCTCGCCCGCGACTGGGGCCTCAAGGTGCAGCAAAACCTGGTGCACGGCAGTGACTCGCCCGAGTCGGCCGCCCGCGAGCTCGCCCTCTGGTTCTAG
- a CDS encoding vitamin K epoxide reductase family protein, with amino-acid sequence MTLTEPSKRPTVLAIFLIIAGAIGFVAAFALTLDKFALLENPQAQLSCNFSVLIGCSKNLNSWQGAVLGFPNPLIGVACWPAVIAVGVGILAKARFARWFWILFNLGILGALVLVIFLIDQSIYALFVLCPWCMVTWSVTIPTFLAVTLYNLKTGNIPVPASVRRVAGALYSWVPLITIVCYAIVAVLAQIKLDWLHNI; translated from the coding sequence GTGACCCTGACCGAGCCGTCCAAGCGCCCCACCGTTCTCGCTATCTTCCTCATCATCGCCGGGGCCATCGGTTTCGTCGCGGCGTTCGCACTCACGCTCGACAAATTCGCGTTGCTCGAAAATCCGCAGGCCCAGCTTTCCTGCAACTTCAGCGTGCTCATCGGGTGCTCGAAGAACCTCAACTCATGGCAGGGCGCCGTTCTCGGCTTTCCCAACCCCCTCATCGGCGTCGCCTGCTGGCCCGCCGTGATAGCTGTCGGCGTCGGAATACTCGCCAAAGCGCGTTTCGCCCGATGGTTCTGGATTCTTTTCAACCTGGGCATTCTGGGAGCCCTCGTGCTGGTGATTTTCCTCATCGACCAGAGCATCTACGCGCTTTTCGTGCTGTGCCCGTGGTGCATGGTCACGTGGTCGGTGACGATCCCGACATTCTTAGCCGTAACGCTCTACAACCTGAAGACGGGAAATATACCCGTACCGGCATCCGTTCGGCGTGTCGCGGGAGCGCTCTACAGCTGGGTGCCCCTCATCACCATCGTCTGCTACGCGATAGTGGCTGTTCTGGCCCAAATCAAGCTGGACTGGCTGCACAACATCTAG
- a CDS encoding Rne/Rng family ribonuclease, whose product MVEKDNTTNNSSGNDGQKPAEKKRGRLFGARKGSRKTESAAAAPVATPPAAPVADAPKADAAAAPAQEQPAQTPEVKSEKVEKSDKLEKNAPADPAPAVATRPATSILFQAPDIKPLPPLPRNERDDDDDEGSSTIRRRARRRPGDENRSGDDDPANTVIKVRRPREQREPELITEPQRIKGSTRLEAKKQRRRDGRDAGRRRPVITEAEFLARRESVDRKMVVREKDGRIQIGVLEDSVLVEHYVAKSQEASLIGNVYLGRVQNVLPSMEAAFVDIGRGRNAVLYSGEVDWEAAAENSADGKSQARRIELALKPGDKVLVQVTKDPVGHKGARLTSQVSLPGRYLVYVPNGSMNGISRKLPDTERARLKKILKEVLPDNVGVIVRTAAEGATDEQLTLDVNRLTAQWAAISKQVENVSAPTMLHSEPDLLIKIVRDVFNEDFHQLVIDGDEARGTIENYLSQVAPDLVERVERYEGTKDSFDEFRISEQIEKALDRKVWLPSGGSLVIDRTEAMTVVDVNTGKFVGSGGNLEETVTKNNLEAAEEIVRQLRLRDIGGIIVVDFIDMVLETNRDLVLRRLVECLSRDRTKHQVAEVTSLGLVQMTRKKLGLGLLETFSEPCEVCAGRGVIVHHDPVTKHRQTQQPPVERRRGKGGSGNGGGSSQAPSVAPHAITDDAKNALAQIAASTLAAHAAGTAEKVEPAAAADTQAPDAAAPAAKTTQAASRSRGRRSSRASAPQGEQLPIAFESSDESATQADATPPTEQRTEHVAILDISIDVPVRAKRHVKTSEAEHLLDSVLEALPQPKQPGQGRSRNRRVTTAALSGGVVAGEARAADQSE is encoded by the coding sequence ATGGTGGAAAAAGACAACACAACGAACAATTCGAGCGGGAACGACGGGCAGAAGCCCGCAGAGAAGAAGCGGGGCCGTCTCTTCGGCGCCCGCAAGGGATCGCGCAAGACCGAGTCGGCCGCTGCCGCTCCGGTCGCGACGCCTCCTGCTGCGCCTGTCGCGGACGCCCCCAAGGCGGATGCCGCTGCAGCCCCGGCACAGGAACAGCCGGCCCAGACCCCTGAGGTGAAATCCGAGAAGGTCGAGAAGTCCGACAAGCTCGAGAAGAACGCGCCGGCCGATCCGGCGCCGGCGGTTGCCACGCGACCTGCAACGTCGATCCTGTTCCAGGCGCCCGACATCAAGCCGCTTCCGCCGCTTCCTCGTAACGAGCGCGACGACGATGACGACGAGGGCTCCTCGACGATTCGCCGTCGCGCGCGCCGTCGCCCGGGCGACGAGAACCGCTCCGGAGACGATGACCCGGCCAACACGGTGATCAAGGTGCGGCGCCCGCGCGAACAGCGTGAGCCCGAGCTCATCACCGAGCCGCAGCGCATCAAGGGCTCCACGCGACTCGAAGCCAAGAAGCAGCGCCGTCGAGACGGGCGCGATGCCGGCCGTCGTCGCCCCGTCATCACGGAGGCCGAGTTTCTCGCCCGCCGTGAGTCCGTAGACCGCAAGATGGTCGTGCGTGAGAAGGACGGTCGCATCCAGATCGGCGTGCTCGAGGACAGCGTGCTCGTGGAGCATTACGTCGCAAAGTCTCAGGAAGCATCCCTCATCGGGAATGTGTACCTCGGTCGCGTGCAGAACGTGCTGCCCAGCATGGAGGCGGCGTTCGTCGACATCGGTCGGGGCCGCAACGCCGTGCTCTACTCGGGTGAAGTCGACTGGGAGGCCGCTGCGGAGAACTCCGCCGACGGCAAGAGCCAGGCCCGCCGTATCGAACTCGCTCTCAAACCCGGCGACAAGGTTCTCGTGCAGGTCACCAAGGATCCGGTCGGCCACAAGGGAGCCCGGCTCACGAGCCAGGTCTCGCTTCCCGGTCGGTACCTGGTCTACGTTCCCAACGGCTCCATGAACGGCATCAGCCGCAAGTTGCCTGACACGGAACGTGCCCGGCTGAAGAAGATCCTCAAGGAGGTGCTGCCCGACAACGTGGGCGTGATCGTGCGCACCGCTGCCGAGGGTGCCACCGACGAGCAGCTCACGCTTGACGTGAACCGGCTGACCGCCCAGTGGGCCGCCATCAGCAAGCAGGTCGAGAACGTCTCGGCACCCACGATGCTGCACAGCGAACCCGATCTGCTCATCAAGATCGTGCGCGACGTCTTCAACGAGGACTTCCACCAGCTCGTCATCGACGGCGACGAGGCTCGCGGCACCATCGAGAACTACCTCTCGCAGGTGGCACCCGATCTGGTCGAGCGCGTCGAGCGCTACGAGGGCACAAAGGACTCCTTCGACGAGTTCCGCATCTCGGAGCAGATCGAGAAGGCGCTCGACCGCAAGGTGTGGCTGCCCTCCGGCGGCTCGCTCGTCATCGACCGCACCGAGGCGATGACGGTCGTCGACGTGAACACCGGCAAGTTCGTCGGCTCGGGTGGCAACCTCGAGGAGACCGTCACCAAGAACAACCTCGAGGCGGCCGAAGAGATCGTGCGCCAGCTGCGCCTGCGTGACATCGGCGGCATCATCGTGGTCGACTTCATCGACATGGTGCTCGAGACCAACCGCGATCTCGTGCTGCGCAGGCTCGTCGAGTGCCTCAGCCGTGACCGCACCAAGCACCAGGTGGCCGAGGTCACCTCGCTCGGGCTCGTGCAGATGACCCGTAAGAAGCTCGGACTCGGCCTGCTCGAGACCTTCAGCGAGCCGTGTGAGGTCTGCGCTGGTCGTGGCGTGATAGTGCACCACGATCCCGTGACCAAGCACCGTCAGACGCAGCAGCCCCCGGTGGAGCGCCGTCGCGGCAAGGGCGGATCGGGCAACGGTGGCGGCAGCAGCCAGGCCCCGTCAGTTGCGCCGCACGCCATCACCGACGACGCGAAGAATGCGCTCGCGCAGATCGCAGCGAGCACGCTGGCCGCGCACGCAGCAGGCACGGCGGAAAAGGTTGAGCCGGCCGCCGCGGCCGACACGCAGGCACCGGATGCCGCTGCCCCTGCAGCGAAGACCACGCAAGCCGCCTCGCGTTCTCGCGGTCGTCGCTCGTCACGGGCATCCGCACCTCAGGGTGAGCAGTTGCCCATCGCATTCGAATCCAGCGATGAGTCGGCCACGCAGGCCGATGCTACGCCGCCCACGGAGCAGCGCACCGAGCACGTGGCGATTCTGGACATTTCTATCGACGTTCCGGTCAGAGCCAAGCGGCACGTGAAGACCAGCGAGGCGGAGCACCTGCTCGACTCGGTTCTTGAAGCGCTGCCGCAGCCCAAGCAGCCCGGCCAGGGCCGGAGCCGCAACCGTCGCGTGACGACGGCGGCGCTGTCCGGAGGCGTGGTAGCGGGAGAGGCGCGCGCGGCCGATCAGTCGGAGTAG
- a CDS encoding DUF4031 domain-containing protein, which translates to MTVLIDQPAWPAHGTYFSHLVSDFSLEELHAFAAENAIPSRAFDLDHYDVPERRYADLVAAGATPVTGRELVIALRDSGLRVRAKDRRYSD; encoded by the coding sequence ATGACCGTGTTGATCGACCAGCCCGCGTGGCCGGCGCACGGCACCTACTTCTCCCACCTTGTCAGCGATTTCTCGCTGGAGGAACTGCACGCCTTCGCCGCGGAGAACGCCATCCCTTCGCGTGCCTTCGACCTCGACCACTACGACGTTCCCGAGCGCCGCTACGCCGATCTGGTGGCCGCCGGAGCAACGCCCGTCACGGGCCGCGAACTCGTCATTGCCTTGCGCGACAGCGGGCTGCGCGTGCGGGCAAAAGACCGCCGCTACTCCGACTGA
- the rplU gene encoding 50S ribosomal protein L21 gives MVYAVVRAGGRQEKVEVGTIVTMDRIKADKNGNVELAAVLLVDGEKITSDATSLAKVTVTAEVLNDLRGPKIVIQKFKNKTGYKKRQGHRQELTRVKVTGIK, from the coding sequence GTGGTTTACGCAGTTGTGCGCGCCGGTGGTCGGCAGGAAAAGGTCGAGGTCGGCACCATTGTGACGATGGACCGTATCAAGGCCGACAAGAACGGCAACGTCGAACTGGCCGCCGTGCTGCTCGTTGACGGTGAGAAGATCACCTCTGACGCCACATCGCTGGCCAAGGTGACCGTGACCGCCGAGGTGCTGAACGACCTTCGTGGACCGAAGATCGTCATCCAGAAGTTCAAGAACAAGACTGGTTACAAGAAGCGCCAGGGGCACCGTCAGGAGCTCACGCGCGTCAAAGTCACCGGCATCAAGTAA
- the rpmA gene encoding 50S ribosomal protein L27 yields MAHKKGASSTRNGRDSNAQRLGVKRFGGQVVGAGEIIVRQRGTHFHPGAGVGRGGDDTLFALEAGAVQFGQKGGRKVVNIVAAAN; encoded by the coding sequence ATGGCACACAAAAAGGGAGCGAGCTCCACTCGTAACGGTCGCGACTCGAACGCCCAGCGCCTCGGCGTGAAGCGCTTCGGCGGCCAGGTTGTCGGCGCGGGCGAGATCATCGTCCGTCAGCGTGGCACGCACTTCCACCCCGGCGCAGGCGTCGGTCGTGGCGGCGACGACACGCTGTTCGCGCTTGAGGCCGGAGCAGTGCAGTTCGGCCAGAAGGGCGGCCGCAAGGTCGTCAATATCGTGGCGGCTGCCAACTAG
- the obgE gene encoding GTPase ObgE produces MATFVDHVTLHLRAGNGGNGCVSVKREKFKPLAGPDGGNGGHGGDIVLVSDSQVTTLLGFHRNPHRSSDNGGFGMGDHRSGHTGEQLELAVPIGTVVKDADGNELVDMSEPGIRFVAAPGGQGGLGNAALASTKRKAPGFALLGTPGWEGDVLLELKTVADVALVGYPSAGKSSLVAAVSAAKPKIADYPFTTLHPNLGVVQAGETRYTIADVPGLIEGASEGKGLGLEFLRHVERCSALLHVLDCATLEPGRDPLSDLDVILGELAAYPVPEGQTPLLERPQLIALNKIDVPEGRELAEFVRPELEQRGYRVFEISTVSHEGLRQLSFALGELVARSRADAVIAEAEKPRIVIRPKAVDDSGFVVRVEGGTFGNVYRILGAKPERWVAQTDFTNDEAIGFLADRLAKLGVEERLFKAGAVAGSTVVIGEGRGVIFDWEPTLTSTAELLTAPRGMDARLDDKNRATRNQRREEYFERMDAKAEARAELVREREAGLWNDVMSEEDVLNGTVNEKTETSEKSENEE; encoded by the coding sequence ATGGCCACGTTCGTTGACCATGTGACCCTCCATCTGCGCGCCGGAAACGGCGGCAACGGGTGTGTCTCTGTCAAGCGTGAGAAATTCAAGCCGTTGGCCGGGCCCGACGGTGGCAACGGCGGCCACGGGGGGGACATCGTTCTTGTCTCCGATTCGCAGGTCACCACGCTGCTGGGCTTCCACAGAAACCCGCATCGCTCGAGCGACAACGGCGGTTTCGGCATGGGTGACCACCGCAGCGGTCACACGGGTGAGCAGCTCGAGCTCGCCGTGCCGATCGGCACCGTCGTGAAAGATGCTGACGGCAACGAGCTCGTCGACATGAGCGAGCCGGGCATCCGCTTCGTCGCAGCGCCCGGCGGGCAGGGCGGGCTCGGCAATGCGGCTCTTGCCAGCACAAAACGCAAGGCACCCGGCTTCGCGCTGCTGGGCACTCCCGGCTGGGAAGGCGACGTACTTCTCGAGCTCAAGACCGTGGCAGATGTCGCGCTCGTGGGTTACCCGTCCGCGGGTAAATCCAGCCTCGTGGCCGCCGTCAGCGCAGCGAAGCCGAAGATCGCCGACTACCCGTTCACGACACTGCACCCCAACCTCGGGGTCGTGCAGGCGGGCGAGACTCGCTACACGATCGCCGATGTTCCCGGGCTCATCGAGGGCGCCAGCGAAGGCAAGGGCCTGGGTCTTGAGTTTCTGCGCCACGTGGAGCGCTGCAGCGCGCTGCTGCACGTGCTCGACTGCGCCACGCTCGAGCCGGGTCGCGACCCGCTCTCCGATCTCGACGTGATTCTCGGCGAACTTGCCGCATACCCTGTGCCCGAGGGCCAGACGCCGCTGCTTGAGCGCCCCCAGCTGATAGCCCTGAACAAGATCGACGTGCCCGAGGGGCGTGAACTCGCCGAATTCGTGCGCCCCGAGCTGGAGCAGCGCGGCTACCGCGTCTTCGAGATCTCCACGGTGAGCCACGAAGGGCTGCGCCAGCTGAGCTTCGCGCTCGGCGAACTCGTCGCCCGTTCGCGAGCGGATGCCGTGATCGCCGAAGCAGAGAAGCCCCGCATCGTGATCCGTCCGAAGGCCGTTGACGATAGTGGCTTCGTTGTGCGCGTCGAGGGTGGCACCTTCGGCAACGTCTACCGCATTCTCGGCGCGAAGCCCGAACGTTGGGTCGCCCAGACCGACTTCACCAATGATGAGGCCATCGGTTTTCTTGCCGACAGACTCGCCAAGCTCGGGGTCGAAGAGCGGCTCTTCAAGGCGGGGGCCGTGGCTGGTTCCACCGTCGTCATCGGCGAGGGTCGCGGCGTGATCTTCGACTGGGAGCCCACCCTGACCTCCACCGCCGAGCTGCTGACGGCGCCGCGCGGTATGGATGCGCGACTCGACGACAAGAATCGTGCCACGCGCAACCAGCGCCGCGAGGAGTACTTCGAACGCATGGACGCCAAGGCCGAGGCCCGCGCTGAACTCGTGCGCGAACGCGAGGCCGGGCTCTGGAACGATGTGATGAGCGAGGAAGACGTGCTCAACGGCACCGTGAACGAAAAGACTGAGACCTCTGAGAAGTCTGAGAACGAGGAGTAA
- the proB gene encoding glutamate 5-kinase codes for MTIRDRSEVPTARRVVVKVGSSSISGENAGQIARLVDALAEAHGRGVEIVLVSSGAIATGIPFLALTERPTDLATQQAAAAVGQNVLIYRYQDSLDRYGIVAAQVLLTAGDLDNPTPRSNAQRAMDRLLALRIMPIVNENDTVATHEIRFGDNDRLASLVARLVNADLLVLLSDVDALYTRPPQEPGAERIDVVAFGDELSDVEIGEIGNAGVGTGGALTKVSAARHAAEEGTAVIFTATSLVAEALRGEAVGTWFEPAG; via the coding sequence ATGACGATCCGTGACCGCAGCGAGGTCCCCACGGCGAGACGTGTTGTCGTCAAGGTCGGATCCTCATCCATCAGCGGTGAGAATGCCGGACAGATTGCGCGGCTCGTCGATGCCCTCGCCGAGGCTCACGGTCGCGGGGTCGAGATCGTGCTGGTGTCATCCGGCGCCATCGCAACAGGCATCCCCTTTCTGGCGCTCACCGAGCGGCCGACCGATCTTGCCACGCAGCAGGCTGCTGCTGCGGTTGGCCAGAACGTGCTGATCTACCGCTATCAGGACAGTCTCGATCGCTACGGCATCGTGGCAGCACAGGTGCTGCTGACAGCGGGCGACCTCGACAATCCCACGCCGCGCAGTAACGCGCAGCGCGCCATGGATCGTCTGCTCGCCCTGCGCATCATGCCCATCGTCAACGAGAACGACACCGTCGCCACCCATGAGATTCGTTTCGGCGACAACGATCGCCTGGCTTCGCTCGTCGCACGCCTCGTGAACGCCGATCTGCTGGTGCTGCTCTCCGACGTTGATGCGCTCTACACCAGGCCTCCGCAGGAGCCCGGTGCCGAGCGCATCGACGTTGTGGCATTCGGCGATGAGCTCTCCGACGTGGAGATCGGCGAAATCGGTAACGCCGGCGTGGGTACCGGCGGCGCGCTCACGAAGGTCTCGGCCGCCCGTCACGCGGCCGAAGAGGGAACAGCGGTGATCTTCACCGCTACCTCGCTCGTTGCCGAGGCACTGCGCGGAGAAGCCGTCGGCACCTGGTTCGAGCCCGCCGGATAG
- a CDS encoding glutamate-5-semialdehyde dehydrogenase codes for MSVNVLGQLSLTDRLAAARTASRALAGATSEVKNRALAAIADGVRAHAREIIDANALDLANGRENGLSAGLLDRLTLTESRLDALADAVLEIVALTDPVGQSVRGSTLPNGIKISQVRVPFGVVGAIYEARPNVTIDIASLAIKSGNAVILRGGSAALNSNRVLVGVIQEALEKAGLPGDAAQTIDDFGREGATELMRARGYVDVLIPRGSADLIQTVVRESTVPVIETGAGVVHIVLDASADRDWAVEIVHNAKVQRPSVCNAVETVLVHADAAERVLPAVLSRLAASGVTVHADERAFSFSADAVEANEEDWSTEYMSLDIAVKVVDSLDEAMDHIRRYSTKHTESIITNDLGNAERFLAEVDSAVVMVNASTRFTDGGEFGFGAEVGISTQKLHARGPMGLPELTSTKWIVRGAGQVRP; via the coding sequence ATGTCTGTAAACGTTCTGGGCCAGCTGAGTCTGACCGATCGTCTTGCCGCCGCGCGCACCGCATCGCGCGCACTCGCCGGTGCCACCAGTGAGGTCAAGAATCGCGCGCTGGCCGCGATAGCCGATGGCGTTCGTGCCCACGCGCGCGAGATCATCGACGCGAATGCGCTCGACCTCGCGAACGGTCGGGAGAACGGCCTCAGTGCCGGGTTGCTGGACCGGCTCACGCTCACCGAATCGCGGCTCGATGCACTCGCCGACGCCGTGCTCGAAATCGTGGCGCTGACCGACCCCGTCGGCCAGTCTGTGCGCGGGAGTACCCTGCCCAACGGAATCAAAATCAGCCAGGTTCGTGTTCCATTCGGGGTCGTCGGAGCCATCTACGAGGCTCGGCCGAATGTAACGATAGATATTGCCTCCCTGGCCATCAAGAGCGGAAACGCGGTGATTTTGCGCGGAGGAAGCGCCGCGCTCAACTCCAACCGTGTTCTCGTCGGCGTGATTCAGGAGGCGCTCGAGAAGGCCGGGCTTCCTGGCGACGCCGCGCAGACCATCGACGATTTCGGGCGCGAGGGGGCCACCGAACTCATGAGGGCACGCGGTTATGTCGACGTGCTGATCCCGCGCGGCAGTGCCGACCTCATCCAGACCGTGGTGCGCGAATCGACCGTGCCCGTCATCGAGACCGGCGCGGGAGTCGTGCATATCGTGCTCGACGCCAGCGCAGATCGCGACTGGGCCGTCGAGATCGTGCACAACGCAAAGGTGCAGCGCCCCAGCGTGTGCAATGCGGTCGAGACCGTGTTGGTGCATGCGGATGCGGCGGAGCGGGTGCTGCCGGCGGTGCTCAGCCGACTCGCGGCATCCGGTGTCACCGTGCACGCTGACGAGCGCGCTTTCTCGTTCTCTGCCGACGCGGTGGAGGCGAACGAGGAGGACTGGTCGACCGAATACATGAGTCTCGACATCGCCGTGAAGGTCGTGGATTCCCTGGACGAGGCGATGGATCACATTCGCCGGTACTCGACCAAGCACACGGAGTCGATCATCACGAACGACCTGGGCAACGCGGAGCGTTTTCTCGCCGAGGTGGATTCGGCCGTGGTGATGGTGAACGCCTCTACGCGCTTTACCGACGGCGGCGAATTCGGCTTCGGCGCCGAAGTGGGTATCTCCACTCAGAAACTTCACGCACGCGGTCCCATGGGACTGCCCGAGCTGACCAGCACCAAATGGATCGTGCGTGGCGCGGGTCAGGTGCGACCGTAA
- the nadD gene encoding nicotinate-nucleotide adenylyltransferase → MVQPTQGRPRIGVMGGTFDPIHHGHLVAASEVAQSFDLDEVIFVPTGESWQKGPVSPSEHRYLMTVVATASNPQFTTSRVDIDRGGPTYTIDTLRDIHAERPEAELFFITGADAIAQIVSWHNVDELWELAHFVAVSRPGHELNVSGLPTRDVSLLEVPALAISSTDCRSRVSRGYPVWYLVPDGVVQYISKHHLYRSVA, encoded by the coding sequence ATGGTGCAGCCGACGCAGGGGCGCCCACGTATCGGCGTGATGGGCGGCACGTTCGACCCCATCCATCACGGCCACCTCGTGGCTGCGAGCGAGGTGGCGCAGTCATTCGATCTCGATGAGGTCATCTTCGTGCCAACGGGGGAGTCGTGGCAGAAGGGTCCGGTTTCGCCCAGCGAGCACCGTTACCTGATGACGGTCGTCGCGACGGCCTCCAATCCGCAATTCACCACGAGCCGGGTCGATATCGATCGGGGCGGCCCGACCTACACGATCGACACTCTGCGCGACATCCACGCCGAGAGGCCCGAAGCCGAGCTCTTCTTCATCACCGGTGCCGACGCGATAGCCCAGATTGTGAGTTGGCACAATGTGGATGAGCTGTGGGAACTCGCGCATTTCGTGGCTGTGAGTCGTCCGGGACATGAACTGAATGTTTCTGGATTGCCGACTCGGGACGTAAGCTTGTTGGAGGTTCCGGCCCTGGCAATCTCGTCAACCGACTGTCGGAGCCGGGTGAGCAGGGGATACCCCGTCTGGTATTTGGTACCGGACGGCGTGGTTCAGTACATCTCCAAACACCATCTGTATCGGAGTGTGGCATGA